The Ignavibacteriota bacterium sequence CAGAAACATCATTTATGTGAAAATTTGCTATTAAATTTCCGTTGATTTTGCTTATGTTGTTAAATCCCGAATTACCTCTAAATAAATGAAAAGTATCCATTATTAAACACGCATCAGAATTATTAGTATCAAGAGCAACTCCGGCAGCATGCCCGAATTGATAAATACCTTTAAAGAAACCGACAAATTCAAATGCCACAATTAATCCGTATTCTTCTTTTCCGATTTTTAAAAGTTCAGAATATCTTTTCAAAATTGTTTGGTAATCTATATCCTCTCTATCCGGCGCTGGAATTGCGGCGACATATCTTGAACCAACATCGCTAGATCTTCTCATTCTTTCTTTAGTAGCTGGTAACGAATTCTTAAAATCTTTTTCATCCATCGGCATACAATCCCAAAGTCCTATTATATTTGGGACATATAAATTCTTTTCTAAAATTTGCTTACCAAGTTCTATTAAGCTTCCGCCATTTTTTTCATACTCTTCCAATTCATTAATCCATATTTCAATTCCGTCATATCCGG is a genomic window containing:
- a CDS encoding sugar phosphate isomerase/epimerase, producing MKRRKFIELAALSGTALTSGFKSFNNDVDSKSKFKSPWPICLNTSTIRPATLEQKINAASKAGYDGIEIWINELEEYEKNGGSLIELGKQILEKNLYVPNIIGLWDCMPMDEKDFKNSLPATKERMRRSSDVGSRYVAAIPAPDREDIDYQTILKRYSELLKIGKEEYGLIVAFEFVGFFKGIYQFGHAAGVALDTNNSDACLIMDTFHLFRGNSGFNNISKINGNLIANFHINDVSDKTPREEQGDKDRIYPGDGILPLVQLIKDLKKINYKGALSLEMFNREHWEKEPYEVAKTGIEKIKRIIQLAEV